One Methanocaldococcus infernus ME DNA segment encodes these proteins:
- the cobS gene encoding adenosylcobinamide-GDP ribazoletransferase, whose product MKAFKLALIFFTRIPISTESFDIELLAKHFYLVVLVGYIFGILGLFISLLFSFLPPILLATLIIFLVEYLNGFQHLDGLLDVGDALMACKSKEEKIKILKDTRLGTGAFIYGFFYLAFSIFSLSYILKINIFYILIVEVLSRLSLLTTAVFGAPMKESSAKLFIKKSDIKHLTLGLILTFPLLFLANGRIVAILILSSIIIGIFVSYLGKKEFGGINGDVLGFSNQVGRAFLYLLLTFIYSFKLTNLL is encoded by the coding sequence ATGAAGGCTTTTAAATTAGCTCTTATATTCTTTACAAGGATCCCAATCTCTACTGAGAGTTTTGATATTGAATTATTGGCTAAGCATTTTTATCTTGTTGTTCTTGTTGGCTATATATTTGGGATCTTAGGATTATTTATCTCTCTTCTCTTCTCTTTCCTTCCACCAATTCTTTTAGCAACCTTAATAATTTTTTTAGTTGAATATTTAAATGGATTTCAGCACTTAGATGGTCTCTTAGATGTTGGAGATGCTCTAATGGCATGTAAAAGTAAAGAGGAAAAAATAAAGATCTTAAAGGATACAAGGTTAGGGACTGGAGCCTTTATATATGGATTTTTTTACTTAGCCTTTTCAATATTTTCTCTATCTTATATTCTAAAAATAAATATCTTCTATATCCTAATTGTTGAAGTTCTTTCAAGATTGTCTCTCCTCACAACTGCAGTGTTTGGAGCTCCAATGAAGGAGAGTTCAGCAAAACTCTTTATTAAGAAGAGTGATATAAAGCATTTAACCTTAGGGCTTATACTAACTTTCCCACTTTTATTTTTAGCTAATGGTAGAATAGTAGCTATTCTTATTTTATCATCCATTATTATAGGAATTTTTGTAAGCTATCTTGGAAAAAAAGAGTTTGGAGGCATTAATGGAGATGTATTAGGATTCTCTAACCAGGTTGGTAGAGCTTTTTTATATCTCCTATTAACTTTTATTTATTCATTTAAATTAACCAATCTACTCTAA
- the ehbP gene encoding energy-converting hydrogenase B subunit EhbP: protein MPKMLILPKHVMALGGYIRERTLPYGDYKFPYRNIIVGNPKDEPVKIDVPVYDISWIEKHEKLGLIIVPVKEDDDFVGLFNMVKEKIRLRA from the coding sequence ATGCCTAAGATGTTAATCTTACCTAAGCATGTTATGGCTCTTGGAGGCTATATTAGGGAGAGAACTCTACCTTATGGAGATTATAAATTCCCATATAGGAATATAATAGTTGGCAATCCTAAGGATGAGCCTGTAAAGATAGATGTACCTGTCTATGACATCTCTTGGATAGAGAAGCATGAGAAACTTGGTTTAATAATAGTGCCAGTTAAAGAGGATGATGACTTTGTTGGCCTCTTTAATATGGTTAAAGAGAAAATAAGGTTAAGAGCATGA
- the thsB gene encoding thermosome subunit beta, with protein sequence MAMNAPIVVLPENVKRYVGRDAQRMNILAGRIIAETVRTTLGPKGMDKMLVDELGDIIVTNDGVTILKEMSVEHPAAKMLIEVAKTQEKEVGDGTTTAVVIAGELLRKAEELLDQNIHPSVIINGYELARNKAIEELKNIAKEVKPEDTEMLKKIAMTSITGKGAEKAREKLAEIVVEAVRSVVDEETGKVDKDLIKVEKKEGAPIEETTLIKGVVIDKERVNPQMPKKVENAKIALLNCPIEVKETETDAEIRITDPSKLIEFIEQEEKMIKDMVDKIAATGANVVFCQKGIDDLAQHYLAKKGILAVRRVKKSDMEKLAKATGARIVTKIDDLTPEDLGEAGLVEERKVAGDAMIFVENCKHPKAVTILARGSTEHVVEEVARALEDAIGVVKCALEDGRIVAGGGAAEIELAKRLRKYSESIEGREQLAVRAFADALEVIPRTLAENSGLDPIDMLVKLRAAHEKEGGEVYGLDVFEGEVVNMLEKGVVEPLKVKTQAIDSATEASVMLLRIDDVIAAEKSKGEEKGGGMGGEDEEF encoded by the coding sequence ATGGCAATGAACGCTCCAATAGTAGTTTTACCAGAGAATGTTAAGAGATACGTTGGAAGAGATGCTCAAAGAATGAACATCTTGGCAGGGAGAATAATAGCTGAGACTGTAAGAACTACCTTAGGACCAAAGGGAATGGACAAGATGTTAGTTGATGAGTTAGGAGATATAATAGTTACTAACGACGGAGTTACCATATTAAAAGAGATGAGTGTTGAACATCCAGCTGCTAAGATGTTAATTGAAGTCGCTAAGACTCAAGAGAAAGAGGTTGGAGATGGAACTACAACAGCTGTTGTTATCGCTGGAGAGTTATTAAGAAAGGCTGAAGAGTTGTTAGATCAGAATATACACCCAAGTGTTATAATAAACGGTTATGAGTTAGCAAGAAATAAGGCTATAGAGGAGTTAAAGAACATAGCTAAGGAAGTTAAGCCAGAAGACACTGAAATGTTAAAGAAAATCGCAATGACTTCAATAACTGGAAAAGGAGCTGAGAAGGCAAGAGAGAAGTTAGCTGAAATAGTCGTTGAAGCTGTTAGATCTGTCGTTGATGAAGAGACTGGAAAAGTTGATAAAGATTTAATAAAAGTTGAGAAGAAGGAAGGAGCTCCAATAGAAGAAACAACCTTAATAAAAGGAGTTGTTATTGACAAGGAGAGAGTTAACCCACAAATGCCAAAGAAAGTAGAAAACGCTAAGATAGCATTATTAAACTGCCCAATTGAAGTTAAAGAAACTGAAACTGACGCTGAGATAAGAATAACTGACCCAAGTAAGTTAATTGAGTTCATCGAGCAAGAAGAGAAAATGATTAAGGATATGGTTGATAAGATAGCTGCTACTGGAGCTAACGTAGTGTTCTGTCAGAAGGGAATTGACGACTTAGCTCAGCACTACTTAGCTAAGAAGGGAATCTTAGCAGTTAGAAGAGTTAAGAAGTCAGATATGGAGAAATTAGCTAAGGCTACTGGAGCAAGAATCGTTACTAAGATAGATGACTTAACCCCAGAAGACCTTGGAGAGGCTGGATTAGTTGAAGAGAGAAAGGTTGCTGGAGACGCAATGATCTTCGTTGAAAACTGCAAGCATCCAAAGGCAGTTACAATATTAGCAAGAGGTTCAACCGAGCACGTTGTTGAAGAGGTTGCAAGAGCTTTAGAAGATGCTATAGGCGTTGTTAAGTGCGCCTTAGAGGATGGAAGAATTGTAGCCGGTGGAGGAGCTGCTGAGATAGAGTTAGCTAAGAGATTAAGAAAATACTCTGAAAGTATAGAAGGAAGAGAGCAACTCGCTGTTAGAGCTTTCGCAGATGCATTAGAGGTAATTCCAAGAACCTTAGCCGAGAACTCAGGATTAGATCCAATTGACATGTTAGTCAAGTTAAGAGCTGCTCACGAGAAAGAAGGAGGAGAAGTTTACGGATTAGATGTCTTTGAAGGAGAAGTCGTTAACATGTTAGAGAAAGGAGTTGTTGAGCCATTAAAGGTTAAGACTCAAGCTATAGACTCAGCTACTGAAGCGTCAGTTATGCTCTTAAGAATTGATGATGTCATAGCTGCAGAGAAATCCAAGGGAGAAGAGAAAGGCGGAGGAATGGGAGGAGAAGATGAGGAGTTCTAA
- a CDS encoding ATP-dependent DNA ligase has product MLWKEVCEIFNKIENTTKRLDKRAYFIKLLEKVKDPEDLKRICYIAIGRVFPEYDERELGVGEKLLINAIISSGINKDKLYEKIKETGDIGLAAEKAKEEGKVKTLLFSPLTVKEVFETLRKVAETEGEGSQKKKMRLISSLFLRASPIERRYLARLILGDMRIGMNIPTVLEALSIYFNVPKEKLEKIYAVTNDIGLLAEKLMKNELDDKELNIKLFRPIKPMLAQLAPSIEEAIIEMGHPQFETKYDGARIQIHKKGDKVKIYSRKLEDVTHALPEIVNEIKKFKHDLIVEGECVAIEEGRPRPFQDILRRFRRKHDIGKAMKKINLRAYLFDLLYKDGESYIDKPFKERRKALEELVGYENDWRKERERIERELKEDKKIDISYKLVTNDPREAKEFYKWSLSIGHEGVMIKNLNAPYTPGSRVRTMYKFKPTLENLDVVITKAKRGMGKRKDWYGSFEICVKDKDGNLQPIGYVGTGLTEEDLQMLKEMIDKIVVKDLGDEVIVKPEIVVEVAYEEIQKSDKYPCGYALRFPRIVRFRFDKSIEDINTLEDVERIYKLQRK; this is encoded by the coding sequence ATGTTGTGGAAAGAAGTTTGTGAAATTTTTAACAAGATAGAGAATACAACTAAGAGGTTAGATAAGAGAGCTTACTTTATAAAATTGCTTGAGAAGGTTAAAGATCCTGAGGATTTAAAAAGAATTTGCTATATAGCCATAGGAAGAGTTTTCCCAGAGTATGATGAGAGAGAGCTTGGTGTTGGGGAGAAGTTATTGATTAATGCTATCATCTCCTCAGGAATTAATAAGGATAAGCTCTATGAGAAGATTAAAGAGACTGGAGATATTGGCTTAGCTGCTGAGAAGGCTAAGGAAGAAGGGAAGGTTAAAACTCTTCTCTTCTCTCCACTGACAGTTAAGGAGGTTTTTGAGACATTAAGGAAGGTTGCTGAGACTGAAGGAGAGGGTAGCCAGAAAAAGAAGATGAGGCTTATATCAAGCCTATTTTTAAGAGCAAGCCCAATAGAGAGGAGATACTTAGCAAGGCTTATTTTAGGAGACATGAGGATAGGAATGAACATTCCCACAGTTTTAGAAGCTCTTTCCATTTATTTCAATGTCCCTAAAGAGAAGTTAGAAAAAATTTATGCTGTAACTAATGACATTGGTTTATTGGCTGAGAAGTTAATGAAGAATGAGCTTGATGATAAAGAACTTAACATTAAGTTATTTAGACCAATAAAACCTATGCTTGCTCAGCTGGCTCCTTCAATAGAGGAAGCTATTATAGAGATGGGACATCCTCAGTTTGAAACCAAGTATGATGGAGCAAGGATCCAGATACATAAGAAGGGAGATAAGGTTAAAATTTACAGTAGAAAGTTGGAAGATGTTACCCATGCCTTGCCAGAGATTGTTAATGAGATAAAGAAGTTTAAACATGACTTAATTGTTGAAGGTGAGTGTGTAGCCATAGAGGAAGGAAGACCAAGGCCTTTTCAAGACATACTAAGGAGATTTAGAAGGAAACATGATATTGGAAAGGCTATGAAAAAGATTAACTTAAGGGCTTATCTATTTGACTTACTATATAAGGATGGAGAATCTTACATAGATAAACCTTTTAAAGAGAGAAGGAAAGCTTTAGAAGAGCTTGTAGGATATGAGAATGATTGGAGGAAAGAGAGGGAGAGGATAGAGAGGGAATTAAAGGAGGATAAGAAGATAGATATCTCTTATAAGTTGGTAACTAATGACCCAAGAGAGGCTAAAGAGTTTTATAAGTGGTCTCTATCTATAGGACATGAGGGAGTTATGATCAAAAATTTAAATGCTCCTTACACTCCAGGGAGTAGAGTAAGAACTATGTATAAATTTAAACCTACCTTAGAAAACTTAGATGTTGTCATAACAAAGGCTAAGAGAGGAATGGGAAAGAGAAAGGATTGGTATGGCTCTTTTGAGATTTGTGTTAAAGATAAAGATGGGAATTTACAGCCTATAGGTTATGTGGGAACTGGCTTAACTGAAGAGGATTTACAGATGCTTAAGGAGATGATTGATAAGATAGTTGTTAAAGACCTTGGAGATGAGGTTATAGTTAAGCCAGAGATTGTTGTTGAAGTGGCTTATGAAGAGATTCAGAAATCTGATAAATACCCCTGTGGCTATGCTCTCAGATTTCCAAGAATTGTTAGGTTTAGGTTTGATAAGAGTATAGAGGATATAAATACACTTGAAGATGTTGAGAGAATTTACAAGCTTCAGAGAAAGTAA
- the minD gene encoding cell division ATPase MinD, with protein MIITIASGKGGVGKTTTTASLAVALAKLGKKTLVIDGDLSMANLAILFNLDKKKPSLHEVLSGEADIREAIYKHKTGVYVVPTSLSLEGYKKAEIELLPEVLEEVGDEFDYILIDAPAGLNREMTVHLATADKLLLVVTPEMFSIVDASRLKESAESVGTPLLGIVLNRVGRDFGELGKEEIEMLIKGRVLVEVPEDRYVRDAALKKMTVIEYKKNAPASLAYLKLASLISGEPINIEVPTIKKEESLFDRIKRWLGL; from the coding sequence ATGATTATTACCATAGCTTCAGGAAAGGGAGGGGTTGGAAAAACAACTACAACAGCCTCTTTAGCTGTGGCTTTAGCTAAGTTAGGGAAAAAAACTTTAGTTATTGATGGAGACTTATCTATGGCTAACTTAGCCATATTATTTAACTTAGATAAGAAAAAGCCAAGCTTACATGAGGTTTTAAGTGGAGAAGCAGATATTAGAGAAGCTATCTATAAGCATAAGACTGGAGTTTATGTAGTTCCAACAAGTTTAAGTTTAGAGGGCTATAAAAAGGCTGAGATAGAGCTTTTACCAGAGGTTTTAGAAGAGGTTGGGGATGAGTTTGACTACATCTTAATAGATGCTCCAGCTGGGTTAAATAGGGAGATGACTGTACACTTGGCTACAGCTGATAAACTCTTATTGGTTGTAACTCCAGAGATGTTTTCTATTGTTGATGCCTCAAGGTTAAAGGAGAGTGCTGAATCTGTTGGAACCCCTCTTTTAGGGATTGTCTTAAATAGGGTTGGGAGAGACTTTGGAGAGCTTGGGAAGGAAGAGATTGAGATGCTTATTAAAGGAAGGGTTCTTGTTGAAGTTCCTGAAGATAGGTATGTTAGAGATGCTGCCTTAAAGAAGATGACAGTTATTGAGTATAAAAAGAATGCTCCAGCATCCTTAGCCTATTTAAAGTTAGCCTCTCTAATCTCAGGAGAACCTATAAATATTGAAGTGCCAACCATTAAAAAGGAGGAAAGCTTATTTGACAGAATAAAAAGATGGCTGGGATTATAG
- a CDS encoding TIGR02253 family HAD-type hydrolase, with protein MIKGILFDLDDTLYNSSEFVSIARREAVKSMIDAGLNVSLDEAMEILNKIIKDKGSNYGKHFDDLVKSVLGRYDPMIIATGIITYHNVKVALLRPYPNTIKTLIELKKMSLKLGVLTDGLTIKQWEKLIRLGIHTFFDEVITSEEFGLGKPHLEFFKYGLKRFGLKGEEVIYVGDRIDRDIEPAKKVGMITVRILRGKYKDMEGKADYTIKDLWELIEIVKKLREGGQ; from the coding sequence ATGATAAAAGGGATCTTATTTGACTTAGATGACACTCTCTATAACTCTTCAGAGTTTGTCTCTATAGCAAGAAGGGAAGCTGTAAAGTCTATGATAGATGCTGGGCTTAATGTTAGCTTAGATGAGGCTATGGAAATACTAAATAAGATAATAAAGGATAAAGGCTCTAACTATGGGAAGCACTTTGATGACCTTGTTAAGTCTGTACTTGGTAGATATGATCCAATGATCATAGCCACAGGAATTATAACCTATCACAATGTTAAAGTGGCCCTCTTAAGACCTTATCCAAATACAATAAAGACTTTAATAGAGCTGAAGAAGATGAGTTTAAAGTTAGGGGTTCTAACTGATGGGCTAACAATAAAGCAGTGGGAGAAGTTAATTAGGTTAGGAATACATACTTTTTTTGATGAGGTTATAACCTCAGAAGAGTTTGGGCTGGGGAAGCCTCACTTAGAATTTTTTAAATATGGTTTAAAGAGATTTGGCTTAAAGGGAGAAGAGGTTATATATGTTGGAGATAGGATAGATAGAGATATAGAGCCAGCTAAGAAGGTTGGAATGATAACAGTAAGGATTTTAAGGGGGAAGTATAAGGATATGGAAGGAAAAGCTGATTACACTATTAAGGATCTTTGGGAGCTAATAGAAATTGTTAAAAAATTGAGAGAAGGAGGACAATGA